The genomic stretch TCAACAGCAGATCCACATTAGGCAATAATTCTAGTAGTCACCCTACACTACAGTCAATAATAATGAACACTCATAATTTTAGGATTGGCAAATAGTCAATAACATTACAACAAAAGACAATGTATAAAAACTCTCAAATAGGCTTCGCGTAGAATTTACTGCCAGCACTATTGCTCCAACTCCCATCCCATGAACTATCCTCTCAGTCTCAGCCCATACCAACTATTCAACTGGAACAACCTTAATAACTATCATCATCAACTTTGAAGAAATAATCTTTTCCATATCCTAAATAAATCCCATGATGCCCCTCCAAGCACCCAGCCATAGAGCTCTCCATTTACCATTGTAGACCACATTCTTGCCTATCTTACTACCAGTCAGAATGACTGGTTGAAGCATAACAACCATTTTTCCCCTGGGATTCAACTTCAACACCAGAACTTCCTCTTTCGTAGACATTCTAAACTTGCCATTTTATTTGCCATCAAAATAAAGACAACGGGACTATGAATGGAGCATTATAAATCCTCTAACATTGACCTCTTTCAGGATGGAGATATCTACTCAAACTAGTCCAGATAAACAAAGGGACAGTGAGTAAAGAAAGATGAGTAGGTCAACCCCAGAGTACTATATAAATTACCTGAGTGCAACCTCTTTTCGAACATTGTAACGGATTTTCTTGTCAAAAcatctttctttcctcttttcccTAAACCGATTCAGAGAAGCAGCCCTTTGTGGCTGACTTGATCTTCCAGGAAAATCACCTAAACCCTACCATGTTTCAAGACAGAACAGTAAAAACAAGCACAAACCAATGTCATAACTAGAGAAGCAGCATAATTATGAGTACCCTGTGATTTTGAGGGGCCACCCCAACAGTTGGCATGCTGTTGGGTACTTCATATCCACCCAATAGTAACAAAACTGCCTGGACCTGTAATACCAATCAAAAGAAACATAGTATTGtgcatttttttaacatatacaCATAATACTCGGAAATTGGTGTCTCAATCCACAAAGAAAAATAGACAATCTGAATTATTCATGACACCAATCTAAAAACAGACATAAGGCAGAAACCACAAGAAAAATTCAATCTTCGAAGTTAAGCTACGACTTGCCACATTTGTATTTCATAAGCAGGAAACCAAGAAGTAATCCATCTGAGCTCCACATTGGCAAATTTAAGCAAACATATTCTAAGATTCTATCAGCCAGAccgaaaacaaaatacaaacaaattcaaataCCGAACCATTTACAAATTTCCGCAGAAAGAAATTAACATTTACTGTAGTTAAGAGCATTGAAGGAAGAAAACTCCGAGTGCATAATTCATGATAAATTGATAAAAAGTGAGAAAGAAAAGCCAGAAAGTTCAGCAGTTGCCGAAATTGAACTAGCAACCCACTGGGGTAATAAGTAAAACCAAACCTTTTCAGGAGACACAGAGTCAAAGACATAAACCTCTCCCTGAAACGAGAGAGTCAGCTGATCAGCGCCACCACCTCCGGCGACCGGCACAATCTCAGACCCTGGAACGTACATAACATGGGGATTGTGGTGGGGATGATGAACACCGTCCACACCGTCCAAAACCCCGCCACCACCGCCGGCTCTTCCATCAGGAAGAGAGTGAGATTCGAATCGGATCTGAGGGTTGTCTATGGACTCTCCACCAGCGACGTCGTCGTCTCCTTCATCGTCTTCGATCTGGTTTCTCTGGTAGTGGGGGTGGTGTTGTTGAATGTTCATGGCGTCGGCACTGTAAATGGAAGCTTGATGGTTGTTCGCCTCTGGCATTCTACACCATCTGCAGTTCAACTAGCGACGAACCCAACCCCAAGTACATACACTACATATAATAAACCGGAAAACaaacaatcaaaccaatccCTAGAacttaaaatttgaaggaaaacatTGCAAATGCAATACAGGGAAAGAAGCTAAATTGATTTCCAAAGAATCCTGGAGGGATAAAAGAAACGTCGAAGAATCTGGGAATTGGGCGAGAGAGAAAATTGggtataaacacacacacacacatatatatatatatatatgagcgtCAAAGTGCGTAAATttgaagagagggagagaaagattgGGGGTTCGATAAGAAAAAAGATTGAGGAAAGATGGGTTGGGAAGAGATATAGTGGGAAACGAGAGAGGAGGGATGAGGAAGCAAACGGGGCAAGAAGAGGGTGGTAATTACAGGCGGTGCCACAACCTGTTGGCGGTCGGTGGTAAGTCAAGCGGCCGGGTGGATTTTTAGTGGCAGCAGCGCTATTCAATATTCtcaatgaattaatttaattccaaACGCGGCCCAATGATGAGTGGGTGGGTGGGACCCGCGCTTTATCTTTTTTTCCcggggaaagagagagaggccaTCGGTATCAAAACCAAAGAACACAGGATATCGGcgcgcagagagagagagagagagagagaaggcgaTCGACCATGAACGTAGAAGAAGAAGTCCAGCGACTCGAAGAAGAAATCAAACGACTTGGCAAGCTCCAAGATGATGGCTCTTTCAAGGTACCCTCCCACCCACCTTCACCATATCAACATCCTTTCGATATTATGCATCTACGGGCACGTCTTTATTTTGCTTGCTTCAATATATGTACATCCGACGACGCTTAGATCCAACGACGCTTAGATCGGGGCTACGATTGGTGTTCAACTCACTGCATATCACAGAAATTTCATTCTCTGCTCTTAGAtccaatatatttatatatatatgcactggAGTTTGAAAATTCTCCTCCTTTAGTTCCCCGCAATTATTATGCTCCAAATGGAAACTGTCGGCTGTCGGACGTCGGATCCAAGtcgtatttatttataaattgaagCCCCCAACATTCTTGGAATTGGGGCTGCAGAGCCAGAGCCTGAGAGCCAGAGCCTGAGAGCCAGGCCAATGGCTGGAGGCTGGACGTTTTTAATGGTGAAgccatttcatttttatttttgctagcTTTTCCCAATGTCCTGTCCTACGCATATACGGTCGATCACGCAATTGCGCATATGCTCTTTCTCTACTACTGTTATGGTTGCATTGCAGGTCACATTCGGGGTGTTATTTAACGACGACAGGTGTGCTAATATATTTGAAGCATTGGTGGGAACTCTGAGGGCAGCAAAGAAACGTAAGGTTGTGTCCTACGATGGGGAGCTGCTGCTGCAGGGCGTTCATGATAACGTCGAAATTACCCTCAAGCccaccaccgccaccgccactgccaccgccaccgccacctgACCTGACCTTTATCGTTTGCCTCATTAAATTCACGCTTTCTTCTGTGGTTACACTCGCATGTAaggattttatttataaaagcaAGTACCATTCCTCCATTCTGGCCGGCGAGCAAGCTGCATTGTCTTGTTATGGCTTTCTTAAGGAactgattattattattattttccaaCGGATTTCAAGCTTTTCTTCCCCCAATATTACTGTTATTTTTTGCCATGTCGTAGCTCCTAATATGCTTTGTATCGGAATCCCAATCCCATGCGTGCTCCTCTGCCTGCCTAGTGTTGTTTGTACCTTGAAGAGCATGCCACGCATGCATGTCGTGTCATCAGCTAAAACTAAAACTGGCCAAAACAGCCAGAACAACCAAAACGCTCCCAGGCCAGGTTGCCTAAAACAGAGAACCTACCataccatcatcatcatatatGGATTTTCCAGTTTTCGCCACCTGTTCAAATCAAATAACATTAGTAATGCCCTGTCATTACAAAATCTTTGGTGGTTGATCAGGCTCGGTGCTGTACGGAGGATGGATTATAAACAAAAACCTAAGCAGAAAGCAGGACCATGGTTCTAGACGTTTTCTTCAAAAGTTACAAACTCAGATTTATCTTTGTCATGATGGTGCAGTAAGAATGAATGCTTGAAGCAGGCTCTGAGCTGCTTGCGTTTCGTCAGGGTTCCCAGATATAACTACAACCCTGTCTCTGGTTCCGCGATGTGGTTCATGGATTAGCACCTTTGCCCCCGAAATCTGGTTTACATTAgagttcattttttttagatcaGATAAATAACTTGGTAATTACATATCAGCAGCATCAATTGGAAAAGCTACACACCTCTCTAATACGAGCCAGATTACTACCATTCTCCCCATAAACTGAGTCGATAACATTTTCAGGAACTACAATTTCCAGCGTTGTATTCATTACAATAGCTGATCTGCTTCCACTGCCACAGAAGAAAGAATAACCACCTGAGAAATTGAAGTTAATAGGAACCTTACTACCCAGGGCATGGGTCCACGGGATGATTGATCCAGGGAAAGCAACAACTTGAATGCTTGATGCTTTACTACAGCGTGGAAGCACGCGTGGTCAAGATTCATGCTGCGACTTGAATCCATGAAGAGGTGTCGTATTCATGGTATTTAAAGAAATGCAAGGCCATACATACAGGTCTTGAATGAAAGTGATTCATAGATGCCTTACAAGTCATTGATGAAAAGTGTGGCAAATTCAATATGCAGCCAAAGGGAAATATCATGACTTGGCCTATGGATTTTGATCacaagattattatttttttttttatagataaaaatgatcAAAAGGGGGGTAAACCCTATACAAATGGTCAAGCACACAGGCTGAATGACATTACCTAGGTAAATTACAACTAGACCTCCCATAATTGGGAAGGGCGCCACATTTTTAAAACTTGTAAATGCTGGTTTAATCTCTGTAGCATACACATAATATCTCCATGAAGTTAACTTATTCAAATAGGAGAAAAGTGTCCTAATAACAAAACAAAGGTAAAAGAAGTCAaaatgaaacaaacaaacaaacaaacatagCATGGAAAGTAAAATGCCTGtgaaacaaggaggaaaatAGCAACAGCAGCAATTCTCATGCCAAATTCATAACTTCCTGTGATGAAAGGGCAGATGAAATTGAAGCTAACTGCAACTAATCTATCATGCCAAATTCATTAACTTGTGAAAAACATGGCAAATTCCGAGCTCTAAGtcaacttatttatttattttttgctagtgtcgtaagtcaatttatttaataaaatacttatcatttagAAGGAAAGCACATGCAAAGGGGTGTTATATGGGACATGCCAGTGCCATGTAGTCATCTTCATATAAAGCCTAGTGAGTGTTGCCCCAAGCATAGTCCGTATTTAGAAGCCTACTCAGTTCATCCCCTTATGTTTAGAACTAAAAATGATTCAAAACAGTTAATATCCTCATGTTTGTAGGATAATAAATCATTCTTGTAGGGCAATTATAACAAAGCTCTGTTCCAATTTTCATTGTTCATGTCATATGTTATCTAGAAGCTGGGTACAAACCTGCCAAGTTCTAGGCCACCTTTAATAGAAGTCAGTCCTCGGCCAACATCTGCTGTGCTCCTTATACTCACTCCACCTACTGCCTGTTGTTAAATTCAAAGGGAGAGAATAAGATAGATCTCAAGAACAAGAGCAGTGAGAATGAAGAGATAAAAAAATGCACTGTTACCTGTGATGACCGTAACTTTGGTGAAGCCGCATGATCATATTTGTAAGACAGTCCAAGATGATCCATACTCTTTGTTAAATTAGTGTGACTAGTGAGACTGTGGGAGGCCCCAACAGAGGTATGTAGTCCAAGAGAAGAAGGATCTCTTGCTCTTTCATAGGCACTTGTATCAATTTTCATAGAGGAACTGCTTCTAGTTCCAGCACCATTTAACATCCGACTGGGAAAAACATTATCTCGCAGCCTACCAGACACTTTAAATAGAGCATCTTGCACTTTAACAAACTCGCCTGTAATCTGTAAAAAAAGACCAGTCTCTTAGCTTATATATTAGTACCAGCTAATGGCATCTATTTAAAACAATAACttgcacacgcacacacacaggCATTCCAACAACCACACAATATTAATGTTCAAGAATGTGTCAAAAATCTCAGTGAAgcatttattttcataaaaaaagaaaagagaaaacataAGAAACTAATTATGACTACTCCCAAATGGGAGAGCTAAAATTccagcaaaaaattaaaaagaatgtAATTCAGATTTGGCAAGTCTGATTTTTTGTAATGGGTAAAAGAAGATAATAAGACTGAAATGTGAAAAGGGGATATACAACGTGAAGCAAGTTGTTTGTCATTGTTAGACTCATATAGTGCAAGATTGCTCCTTTGCAACTATAATTTCACGGGTTGGAGCCCTCCCCCTCTAAGGCTGAAGCCACTGGGTGCATAGAATCAAAGGGCAAGTTTAACATTGTTAGCTACAAGATGCCATCATATTGTGGGGTGAGGCCTATATAGCATTGTTGCGGAGGTGCTAGACAATTCAGTATGGAAAACCCACCAACTACCCCAAGTTCCTAGTATCCCATGATGGACAGCCAAAAATCCAACACCAGAGAATCAATCCAAATTCTAGTGATGCAGGAATTTAGGGATTCAGCACATGATCAGAAACAAGGCAGATTAAATATGGTAATGGAAACTGATGATCAAAACTCTTGAATTTTTAAGGAATTGGAATTATAAAGCAAGTATTAAAGGTATAATTAAATGAGAAGAATGTTAAGTGACCATTTGGATGCTGCACTGTACCATAACAATGGTACCTGTTTTTTGTTTGGCCAATGGAATTAGTTAATGGAGGGATTTAAATGGTAGAAAGGAATGAAGCACTTAATTTGGCATTTATATGGGGTGAATATTAAGTAAAAGAAGAATTTTTAGATTAGAGAACAAGAAGTAGCCCTTTATACATTCTGCTTGCTATTGGCTTCTCCTGCTAATaccaagaaaaagaagaagaaaagcgtGAAGCAGGACGATGGCATCAGCATCTAGGGTCTCAAGCAATCACAGAGAGTCATATTTTTGTAACCTACTAGTGTGAAACTTTAAGCTAGGGCAGAACCAAACAAGACAATTGAGAGAAAACAGAAATGTATCGTGTATCTTCAACCAACAGAATGAATACAACCTCACCTAACAAATAAACAGTTGAGCTATTTATATGAATAGCTCAACATACACGGAAGGCAAGCAATATATAAAACAAAGTAAAGACAGCAACATACAACTATATAACTAACAATTGAAACAACTTAAACTGCCTCAATTATCTAATACTTCCACACTCCCCTTCAATTTAGGCTCCAAATCCTTTAGCACTCTTGCACTGGTCTTTACTTCTAAGCAACCTGGTATTGCTGTGAGGCCTAACTTCTTGCACAGTAGTTCAAATTGATCTCTAGTCAGCCCCTTTGTAAACACATCAACAACTTGGTCAGCAGTAGGAATATACCGGATTTCCACCTCACTGTTTTCTACTTTTTCAAgcacaaaatgcacatcaacaCTAATATGCTTAGTGCTTGAATGATACACGGGATTCTCTGTCATGCTTTTGGCAGCCAGATTGTCACACCACACAACGAGAGTATTTACACAAGGATAACCCAACTCCAATAGTAACTGTTTAAGCCACAAAAGCTCAATTACTCCCAAGGCAACTGCACGGTACTTTGCCTCCCCAACAGACCTAGCCACAACTGATTGCTTCTTAGATCCCCACACAACCAAGTTTGGACCAATGTAGACACAATAACCACTTGTAGATCTACGAGTAACCCGGCAACTAACATGATCTGCATCAATATAGACCACTAAAGAAAGATCTTTTGACGAGGGAGTAAACACTGACCCCAAACCAATTGTGCCCTTAATATATCTCAGCAACCTCTTACACGCCAACCAATATTGCAATTTAGGTGCCACCATAAACTGACTCAATTTATTCACTGTGTAGCCAATATCAAGGTGAGTGTAGGTGAGGTATTGTAAAGAACCAATCGGTGTACGATAGAAACTAGGCTGAGAAAACAATTCTCCATCATCATTCAAAGAAGTTCTAGCAGCCATAGGAGAACCATAGGGCTCGCAGTCTTGCATTGAGGCTTTACACAACAAATCACGAATGTATTTGGACTGATTAAGATAAAGACTAGTGTGATCTCTATATGcttcaaatcccaaaaaataattCACTGCTCCTAGAGTCTTTAGAGCAAAGGCACGACCAAGATCTGCTATAG from Diospyros lotus cultivar Yz01 chromosome 9, ASM1463336v1, whole genome shotgun sequence encodes the following:
- the LOC127810050 gene encoding GATA transcription factor 24-like isoform X2, which produces MPEANNHQASIYSADAMNIQQHHPHYQRNQIEDDEGDDDVAGGESIDNPQIRFESHSLPDGRAGGGGGVLDGVDGVHHPHHNPHVMYVPGSEIVPVAGGGGADQLTLSFQGEVYVFDSVSPEKVQAVLLLLGGYEVPNSMPTVGVAPQNHRGLGDFPGRSSQPQRAASLNRFREKRKERCFDKKIRYNVRKEVALRMQRKKGQFTSSKAMADDLGSSSDCNTSQGSAQEEQEILCTHCGISSKSTPMMRRGPAGPRTLCNACGLKWANKGWKREELCWCLNAYFRFPHPILGFTSFISFHAQTWRNVMHPCS
- the LOC127810050 gene encoding GATA transcription factor 28-like isoform X1 codes for the protein MPEANNHQASIYSADAMNIQQHHPHYQRNQIEDDEGDDDVAGGESIDNPQIRFESHSLPDGRAGGGGGVLDGVDGVHHPHHNPHVMYVPGSEIVPVAGGGGADQLTLSFQGEVYVFDSVSPEKVQAVLLLLGGYEVPNSMPTVGVAPQNHRGLGDFPGRSSQPQRAASLNRFREKRKERCFDKKIRYNVRKEVALRMQRKKGQFTSSKAMADDLGSSSDCNTSQGSAQEEQEILCTHCGISSKSTPMMRRGPAGPRTLCNACGLKWANKGVLRDLSKMSPLGVQDLTVKAAEQSESEANESDAVTSAADIINASNGDISAVTAERYEA
- the LOC127810051 gene encoding costars family protein, translating into MNVEEEVQRLEEEIKRLGKLQDDGSFKVTFGVLFNDDRCANIFEALVGTLRAAKKRKVVSYDGELLLQGVHDNVEITLKPTTATATATATAT